GGGATGGCCAGCAGGATGATCGCGCCCACGTAGCCTCCCGGGGCGCTGCCCAGGGCCAGCGGCCACCCGCTCCACACGCCGGACGGCGCGAGGGGCTGGTCCGCGATCCCGGCCAGCCGCGCCACGGCTCCCCCCACCGAGGCGTAGCCGCCCCGGAGGCTGGTACTGGGAAACAGCGCCATCCGCGGGATGAACAGAGCCAGGTTCGCGAACGGCAGGAACGCCATGAACAGCAGTGCCAGCGCGACGGCCGGGCCCAGGGCCTGTCCCTCCCGCACGCGGCGTACCGTTCGGGCCACCACGTACACGGCGACGGCCAGGCTGGCCATGGCCAGGCCGTGGCTCATGTGGGCGGCGGCGACCTGCCCCCAGGCCACCGCTGCCAGGGCCAGCCAACCCAGGCGGGCCGGCCACCGGGTGGCCGACAGGAAGCCCGACGCACCGACCAGGGCGAACGGCGTCCACGCCAGCATCCCGGCGAACGGCAGCGACAGTCCCACGTTGGAGGCCGCGATGAGCATGCCCAGCGATAGCCCTCCGGCGGTCGCGGTGACCCGGTGCAGCCGCTCCTTGCGGAGGAACCAGTACAGCCCCAGACCCGCCATGAGCGGCTGAAGGACGATGAACATCCGGAGCGCCGTCCCGCACGACAGCGTGCTGAACAGGGCCATGGCCGGCAGGTACAGCCACCCGGATTGCGGGTCCGCCGCATACGGCATGCCGGCCATCTGATGGGGGTTCCACAGCGGGATGTGGCCGTGCGCCAGGCTCTGCCCCAGGAAGCAGAAGTGGGGAAGCCAGAACGCCAGGATGTCGGGGTGCTGGTTGGACAGGTCGTTGCGGAAGGCCAGGCCGCGCATCGCGAACACGACCAGCACCACGATGAGGGCGGGGCCCGCCACTGCGGCGAGCACGGTTCGGGAACGGTTCGATGGTGGCGGCTCCGGGGCCCGGGGAGGCTCCGACGGCCGCGTCAGGACCGCTCGCACCGTTCGATCACCTCATCCGCGTTCGCCACGTCGACAGCCGTACTCCGGTCGAAGGCCCGCTCCCGCAGGCAGGGCACCGCGCGAGTGGGGCAATCTTACGTTCGGGAGTCGAGACGGCCGCCCGCCGCCCCGGGTTCGCTCCGCGTCGCCGGCCGGCCGTAGACTCTTCACTGACAACAGTTCGTCGGTGCCCGTGCCCGAGTTTCCCGGAGATGGCCGGAATGAAACGCATTCGTGGCCACGGCGGATCCGGGCACCCGAAGGCACTCGGGCGGACGCCGCCGAGTGCCCGGTCGAGGGAGATGCCATGGAACAGAGGACGACCGTCGAGGATCGCCAGGCCCTGGTGGACCGCCTGACCGAGGAGGCCCGGCAGCTGCGGATCACGGACATCCGCATGCTGATCAAGGCGGGGTCGGGGCACCCGGGAGGAACGCTCTCCGCCGCCGATCTCATCGCCGCGCTGTTCCTGCACAAGATGGGCCTGCGCCCGCAGGAGCCGGAGTGGCCGGACCGGGACCGGTTCGTGCTGTCCAAGGGCCACTGCGTGCCGATCGTGTACGCGGCGCTGGCCCGCCTTGGCTATTTCCCGGAGGACTGGCTGTGGACGCTGCGCAAGCTGGGCTCGCCGCTCCAGGGGCACCCGGACCGGGTGCGCTGCCCGGGCATCGAGGCGGCCACCGGCTCGCTCGGCCAGGGCCTGTCCATGGCGGTGGGGATGGCCATGGCCGGGAAGCTCGACGGCGCGTCCTGGCGGGTCTACTGCATGCTGGGCGACGGCGAGTCCCAGGCCGGCCAGATCTGGGAGGCGGGGATGCTGGCCGGGAAGCACGGCCTCACGAACCTGACGGCGATCCTGGACCAGAACCAGGTGCAGCAGAGCGACCGGGTCGTGAACATCCTGGACATCGACCCGGTGGTGGCGAAATGGCGGGCCTTCGGCTGGCACGTCCGGGAGATCAACGGGCACGACATGGAGGAGATCCTCGACGCGCTGGACGAGACCGAGTCGATCGGCGGCCAGCCCACGATGATCGTGGCGCACACCATCAAGGGCAAGGGCGTGTCGTGGATGGAGCTGAACCCGGATTGGCACGGCAAGGCCCCGAGCGAGGAGGAGGGCGAGATCGCCATCGCCGAGCTGGAGGGCACGATCGACGCCGACGAGTCGCGAAAGCGCTTCGAGGCCCTCGAGGGAGGTGGCCACTGATGGCCAAGGCGACGCGCGAGGCGTTCGGCGAGGCGCTCGTCCGGGTCGGGGCGGACCCCCGGGTCGTGGTCCTCGACGGGGACCTCATGAAGTCGAACTTCACCTACCTGTTCAAGGAGACGTACCCGGAGCGGTTCATCGAGGTGGGCATCGCCGAGAACAACATGGTGGGCGTGGCCGCGGGCCTGGCGCTGTCCGGGAAGATCGCGTTCGCATCCTCGTTCGCGTGCTTCCTGGCCGGCCGCCTCGAGGTCATCCGCATGTCGGTCGGCTACAACGAGGCGAACGTGCGGCTGGCGGGCACCCACGCGGGGATCGGGATCGGCGACGACGGGGCCTCGCAGATGGCCCTGGAGGACGTCGCCGCCATGCGGGCCCTGCCCAACATGACCGTGATCCAGCCCGCGGACGCCGTCGAGACGGAGCGGGCCGTCGAGTACCTGGTCGAGCACGAGGGACCGGTGTACCTCCGCCTGACCCGGCAGAAGGTGGCGGACGTGAATACATCCGGCTACCGGTTCGAGCTGGGGAAGGCGGTCGTGCTCCGCGAGGGCTCGGACGTCGCCGTGGTGGCCAGCGGGGGCACCGTGCAGGAGGCCCTTCGGGCCGCCGACGCGCTCGGCAACGACGGAATCTCCACGCGGGTGATCAACGTCCACACCATCAAGCCGATCGACAAGCAGACCATCCTGGAAGCCGCCGGCGATTGCGACCACGTGATCTCGGTGGAGGACCACAACGTGCTCGGCGGGCTGGGGTCCGCCGTGGCCGAGGTCCTGACGGAGGCGGGCAGCGACGCCCGGCTGACGGTGCTGGGGGCGAAGGACTACGGGCAGTCGGGGACCGGCGAGGAGCTGTACGAGGAGTACGGCATCTCCGCGTCGCACGTGGCCGCGGCCGCCAGGACCGCGCTGAAGGTCTGAGCGGGCCGGGAGCCCAAACCGAACCCGAACGCCCGGATGGTTTCGAAGCCATCAGGCCTTTGTTAGACTCGCCGCCGTCCCCAACCTCTTCCCTGTGCGCCCATGATCAAATGCGAACACGTCACCAAGATGTACAAGGATTCAGTCTCCGCGCTCCAAGACGTCAACGTGGAGATCAACAAGGGTGAGTTCGTCTTCATCGTGGGGCCCTCCGGCTCCGGGAAGTCGACCTTCATCCGGCTCCTGCTGAAGGAGGA
This genomic interval from Actinomycetota bacterium contains the following:
- a CDS encoding transketolase; amino-acid sequence: MEQRTTVEDRQALVDRLTEEARQLRITDIRMLIKAGSGHPGGTLSAADLIAALFLHKMGLRPQEPEWPDRDRFVLSKGHCVPIVYAALARLGYFPEDWLWTLRKLGSPLQGHPDRVRCPGIEAATGSLGQGLSMAVGMAMAGKLDGASWRVYCMLGDGESQAGQIWEAGMLAGKHGLTNLTAILDQNQVQQSDRVVNILDIDPVVAKWRAFGWHVREINGHDMEEILDALDETESIGGQPTMIVAHTIKGKGVSWMELNPDWHGKAPSEEEGEIAIAELEGTIDADESRKRFEALEGGGH
- a CDS encoding transketolase family protein, with the translated sequence MAKATREAFGEALVRVGADPRVVVLDGDLMKSNFTYLFKETYPERFIEVGIAENNMVGVAAGLALSGKIAFASSFACFLAGRLEVIRMSVGYNEANVRLAGTHAGIGIGDDGASQMALEDVAAMRALPNMTVIQPADAVETERAVEYLVEHEGPVYLRLTRQKVADVNTSGYRFELGKAVVLREGSDVAVVASGGTVQEALRAADALGNDGISTRVINVHTIKPIDKQTILEAAGDCDHVISVEDHNVLGGLGSAVAEVLTEAGSDARLTVLGAKDYGQSGTGEELYEEYGISASHVAAAARTALKV